In Allomuricauda ruestringensis DSM 13258, the following proteins share a genomic window:
- a CDS encoding JAB domain-containing protein, translating to MNVRLTKDQKIKVLNSADIYAIMQQVLLRENKIRRNQEHFWVVGLNHNNKILFVELIGLGASNRVNADPPDVFRMAIYKLANKLILVHNHPSGSHEVSDADITFTDHMLKAGKLIKVEVLDHLVITETNYTSFADQGVMDELKKNGLFEIMGPERQELEQFKIDTEKKRAEKEKAISISKKMKAKGYDDATIKELTGLSLKVIGGM from the coding sequence ATGAACGTAAGGCTTACCAAAGATCAAAAGATAAAAGTGCTCAACTCTGCGGACATATATGCGATCATGCAACAGGTTTTGCTGCGCGAGAACAAGATACGCCGTAACCAAGAGCATTTTTGGGTGGTGGGCCTTAACCACAACAACAAAATCTTGTTCGTGGAGCTCATTGGCCTTGGGGCCAGTAACCGCGTAAATGCCGACCCGCCCGATGTATTCCGCATGGCGATCTACAAACTGGCCAACAAGCTGATCTTGGTGCACAACCACCCCAGCGGCTCGCACGAGGTTAGCGATGCCGACATTACCTTTACCGACCACATGCTAAAAGCGGGCAAACTGATCAAAGTAGAGGTGCTGGACCATTTGGTGATTACCGAAACCAATTACACCAGTTTTGCCGACCAAGGGGTTATGGACGAACTAAAGAAAAATGGCCTTTTTGAAATTATGGGCCCCGAAAGGCAGGAACTAGAACAATTTAAAATTGATACGGAGAAAAAGCGGGCGGAAAAAGAAAAGGCGATCAGTATTTCCAAGAAGATGAAGGCCAAGGGCTATGACGATGCCACTATTAAGGAACTGACAGGGTTGAGTTTGAAGGTTATTGGGGGAATGTAA
- a CDS encoding sensor histidine kinase, which produces MGQDKFKIRPYARLLTMLGEQLIKNETIALVELIKNSYDADADWVQIRLNDFEIDENDEDKLIANKNSSIEIEDDGEGMTFDIIEKSWMNPATPAKLKLKQDEQSRRTKVKNRIIQGEKGIGRFAIYKLGSTIEITSRSKETGNEIYVDNDLSRFDSDFLTENDVEKEIFLDDIELEYEIRPTAKTIIEKDITIRLDKKKRKPHGTLIKISNLKGEWSKAKLDNILEEMSKLELSSKKTSGTRFIYDIKLNGSSIFQEENINKLESYFSRAPLKVTDGHFDDKARVFKFKLNDQQLTVDLNQLNGIKEYEDRFLIEKDGKRLQKNITCGPFEFEFYVFDLTTKAPPKYKLQKAERGYIKKHRIYLYRDDIRVYPYGDPNDDWLGIDVLRGVHRAGNYLSMDQTVGFVQISQEDNPDLRDKTNREGLIEIGGVFQDFKALLQSFLGWLKKEYNKYTLANKEKEAVEVFKKKTINNELDLIKEFIADKKYSEASKMLVSASKHYEQEKNYLVERAEQTEDLAAVGLAVETASHDIMFMMGRAKGLLDNLLKSSYYQDIDYELLGEELEKLRGQLSFIEDQLEGIQPMFRSTKRKVKSHRFKVIFDKVIKYFDSVFNKYNVSLDVIEKGGPLVIECNDGVIMQVVINLLDNAVYWLAHSIDDAEPKNITVEIDGHKEQVVVADNGIGVQPDDIDFIFEPFFSTKGNEGRGLGLYIAKQLLERYDYEISYIQKEDSKVLKGANFKIKF; this is translated from the coding sequence ATGGGCCAAGATAAATTTAAAATTAGGCCGTATGCCAGATTGTTGACAATGCTTGGGGAACAACTCATTAAAAATGAGACCATAGCATTAGTAGAGTTAATAAAAAACTCTTATGACGCTGACGCTGACTGGGTGCAAATTAGGTTAAATGATTTTGAGATTGATGAGAATGATGAAGATAAACTTATAGCTAACAAGAATTCATCGATTGAAATTGAAGATGATGGAGAGGGAATGACCTTCGATATCATTGAGAAATCATGGATGAACCCTGCTACTCCTGCAAAATTGAAGTTGAAGCAAGATGAACAATCTCGCAGGACCAAAGTTAAAAACAGAATAATACAAGGAGAAAAAGGTATTGGGAGATTTGCAATCTACAAATTAGGTTCAACGATTGAAATTACTTCAAGAAGTAAGGAAACTGGTAATGAAATATATGTTGACAATGATTTGTCAAGATTTGATTCCGATTTTCTTACAGAGAATGATGTGGAAAAGGAAATTTTCTTGGACGACATTGAATTGGAGTATGAAATAAGGCCAACTGCTAAAACAATCATCGAAAAAGATATAACCATAAGGCTGGATAAAAAGAAAAGAAAGCCGCATGGAACATTGATAAAAATATCAAACCTAAAGGGTGAATGGTCTAAGGCAAAACTAGATAACATTCTAGAGGAAATGTCAAAACTTGAACTTTCCTCCAAAAAGACCAGTGGGACTAGGTTTATTTATGACATAAAATTGAATGGCAGTTCGATTTTTCAAGAGGAGAATATAAATAAACTTGAATCCTATTTTTCAAGAGCACCGTTAAAGGTTACTGATGGTCATTTTGATGATAAGGCAAGGGTGTTCAAATTCAAATTGAATGATCAACAATTAACTGTCGATTTAAATCAATTAAATGGTATCAAGGAGTATGAAGATAGATTCCTAATAGAAAAAGATGGTAAGCGCTTGCAAAAAAACATTACTTGTGGTCCTTTTGAATTTGAATTCTATGTTTTTGACCTAACAACAAAGGCACCACCAAAATATAAACTTCAAAAGGCTGAGAGGGGATATATTAAAAAACACAGAATATATCTATACAGGGATGACATCAGAGTTTATCCATATGGCGACCCAAATGATGATTGGCTCGGTATTGATGTTTTAAGAGGAGTACATCGAGCAGGTAATTATTTGAGCATGGATCAAACAGTGGGTTTCGTTCAAATATCACAGGAAGATAATCCAGATTTAAGAGATAAAACTAATCGCGAGGGATTAATTGAGATTGGAGGTGTTTTCCAGGACTTCAAAGCTTTATTGCAAAGTTTTTTGGGATGGTTGAAAAAGGAATATAATAAATACACATTAGCTAATAAAGAAAAGGAAGCTGTTGAAGTATTCAAAAAGAAAACAATTAACAATGAGTTGGATTTAATCAAAGAATTCATTGCTGATAAAAAATACAGTGAGGCTTCTAAAATGCTTGTTTCTGCTTCAAAACATTATGAACAGGAGAAAAACTACTTAGTTGAAAGAGCTGAACAGACAGAGGATTTAGCAGCAGTTGGGTTGGCTGTTGAAACTGCTTCACATGATATCATGTTTATGATGGGAAGGGCCAAAGGTCTTTTGGATAATCTTCTAAAATCAAGTTACTATCAAGACATTGACTATGAACTCTTGGGAGAAGAACTAGAAAAGCTCAGAGGGCAGCTTTCTTTCATTGAAGATCAACTTGAAGGGATTCAGCCTATGTTTAGAAGTACTAAGAGAAAAGTCAAATCTCATCGTTTTAAGGTAATCTTTGATAAGGTCATTAAATATTTTGACTCTGTATTTAACAAATACAACGTTTCTCTGGATGTAATTGAAAAGGGTGGGCCATTAGTCATTGAATGTAACGATGGTGTAATTATGCAAGTTGTAATTAATCTATTGGATAATGCTGTTTACTGGCTGGCACATTCAATAGACGATGCAGAACCCAAGAATATTACTGTAGAAATTGACGGTCACAAAGAACAAGTTGTTGTTGCTGACAATGGAATAGGTGTACAGCCAGATGATATTGACTTCATTTTTGAACCCTTTTTTTCAACAAAAGGTAATGAAGGAAGGGGACTCGGTCTTTACATAGCAAAACAACTTTTAGAAAGGTATGACTATGAAATTTCCTATATCCAAAAAGAAGATTCAAAGGTGCTTAAAGGAGCTAATTTCAAGATTAAATTTTAA
- a CDS encoding DNA methyltransferase, with protein MDVAIPFESLSVSEDWTFKNVKSTEQWTHGYHRYPAKFLPNIVKKIIEDYTKEGDVVADLFAGCGTTLVESKIHGRKSVGVDINPVAQLIARVKTQPIDPKELDRVFKDLVNSLEFYDEKNYHNIEKHDRIDYWFFPENKYRIAYLYDLISGLPESQKIKDFFLVALSHILKNCSRWLQTSTKPQIDPDKVPVSVFFAFKKQVKTMIRKNSDFFKELKKLQYSNVESQIFLQDARKTEIEDSSISTVITSPPYVTSYEYADLHQLTGYWFDYVSNLLEFRKNFIGTFYSYGTELKTESKTAQDLIDQLKNIHLRTAKEVANYFNDMKMVADEMYRILKNDGYAFIVIGNTTFKNVKILSAEIFSELLELSGFEVHDVIKRSIPHKLIPTIRDKTTGKFTTVANKNSKKVYPEEYIIIARK; from the coding sequence ATGGACGTAGCCATACCTTTTGAAAGTCTTTCGGTAAGTGAGGATTGGACATTTAAAAATGTTAAGTCCACAGAACAGTGGACCCATGGATATCATAGATATCCAGCCAAATTTCTTCCAAATATTGTAAAAAAAATCATAGAGGATTATACAAAGGAAGGAGATGTTGTTGCTGATTTATTTGCAGGATGCGGAACTACTTTAGTAGAGTCTAAAATCCATGGAAGAAAATCGGTAGGTGTGGATATCAATCCTGTTGCTCAATTGATTGCACGAGTTAAAACTCAACCTATAGATCCAAAAGAGTTAGATAGAGTTTTTAAAGATTTGGTTAATTCTCTCGAGTTCTACGATGAGAAGAACTATCATAACATTGAGAAACATGATAGAATCGATTACTGGTTTTTTCCTGAAAATAAGTACAGAATAGCATACTTGTACGATTTGATTTCTGGGTTGCCAGAGTCTCAAAAAATAAAGGATTTCTTTTTGGTCGCATTATCACATATTTTAAAAAATTGCTCCAGATGGCTTCAAACAAGCACTAAACCTCAAATAGATCCTGATAAAGTTCCTGTAAGTGTATTTTTTGCGTTTAAAAAACAGGTGAAAACAATGATTCGTAAGAATTCTGATTTTTTTAAAGAGCTTAAAAAACTTCAATACAGTAATGTTGAAAGCCAAATATTTTTGCAAGATGCCAGAAAAACCGAAATTGAGGATTCTTCCATTAGTACAGTCATTACATCTCCTCCATATGTTACTTCTTATGAGTATGCCGACCTGCATCAATTAACAGGATATTGGTTTGATTATGTCTCCAATTTATTGGAGTTTAGGAAAAATTTTATTGGCACCTTTTATTCATATGGGACAGAATTGAAAACTGAATCCAAGACTGCTCAAGATTTAATTGACCAGCTAAAGAATATACATCTGAGGACAGCTAAAGAAGTGGCTAATTATTTTAATGACATGAAAATGGTGGCAGATGAAATGTATCGAATATTGAAAAATGATGGTTACGCTTTTATTGTTATTGGAAATACCACTTTTAAAAATGTGAAAATATTATCTGCAGAAATTTTTTCAGAATTACTGGAGTTAAGCGGATTTGAAGTCCATGATGTTATCAAAAGGTCCATACCCCACAAACTGATACCTACCATAAGGGATAAAACTACGGGCAAGTTTACCACAGTTGCTAATAAGAATAGTAAAAAAGTCTATCCTGAGGAATATATAATTATAGCTAGGAAATAA
- a CDS encoding DUF302 domain-containing protein, translating into MKAHLIHQTLSLPFGQVYKTLKQRIVEHGFLLLHEIDTQAIVAKHGVSIPPLRQLLFFEPTYIAQIMANDPLAINDIPLKLVLQELDAQTTQLSFKNPVGSLQDYGLEPAMAAEMLERVKRIVDIN; encoded by the coding sequence ATGAAGGCACACCTTATCCACCAAACCCTGTCGCTGCCCTTTGGGCAGGTGTATAAAACCTTAAAGCAACGCATTGTGGAGCACGGTTTTTTGCTCCTGCACGAGATTGATACCCAAGCCATTGTGGCCAAACATGGCGTAAGCATACCGCCATTGCGGCAATTGCTCTTTTTTGAGCCCACATACATTGCCCAGATCATGGCAAACGACCCCTTGGCCATAAACGATATCCCCCTAAAATTGGTATTGCAAGAACTAGATGCCCAAACCACCCAACTGAGCTTTAAAAACCCGGTTGGCAGCCTACAGGATTATGGCTTGGAGCCTGCCATGGCAGCCGAAATGTTGGAACGGGTAAAGAGAATAGTCGACATTAATTAA
- a CDS encoding helix-turn-helix domain-containing protein, translated as MDIYNTNTLIDEQTGNLAFKLFGFEDSCQFCDTHRFNYYSLIWIKKGRGTAQVDFSEYTFTPNTLFAVTPYQPFTFTEEEPLEGVVLHFHPDFFCIHKHHEQVACNGVLFNNIYSPPMLCVTEDMQQEFEMILRQMRTEVQKTELAQYELLVSYLKIFLITASRAKTKQQPEALEGTPDEKEPFILQKLKNLIETHYKTKHSAGEYADLLNISPKALAKMTKSHFNKTMTNLISERIIIEAKRELYLTDKTVKEIAYDLGYDDEHYFSRFFKNNADISPTTYRETVGFARAIA; from the coding sequence ATGGACATTTACAACACCAACACGCTTATTGACGAACAAACCGGGAACCTGGCCTTTAAACTCTTCGGTTTTGAGGATAGCTGCCAGTTTTGCGACACGCACCGGTTTAATTACTATTCCTTGATCTGGATAAAAAAGGGGAGGGGCACCGCCCAAGTGGACTTTTCGGAGTACACCTTTACGCCAAACACCCTATTTGCCGTAACGCCCTACCAACCTTTTACATTCACCGAGGAAGAACCGTTGGAGGGCGTGGTGTTGCATTTTCACCCCGATTTTTTCTGCATCCACAAGCACCACGAACAAGTGGCCTGCAACGGGGTGCTTTTCAACAATATTTACAGTCCGCCCATGCTTTGCGTTACAGAAGATATGCAACAGGAGTTTGAGATGATATTGCGGCAAATGCGTACCGAGGTACAAAAAACCGAACTGGCGCAGTACGAACTGTTGGTCTCTTACCTTAAAATATTTTTGATAACGGCCTCCCGTGCCAAGACCAAACAACAGCCCGAAGCTTTGGAAGGTACACCGGACGAAAAGGAGCCCTTTATCCTCCAAAAACTCAAAAACCTGATTGAAACCCACTATAAGACCAAACACTCTGCCGGAGAATACGCGGATCTGTTGAACATTAGCCCCAAGGCCCTGGCCAAGATGACCAAAAGCCATTTTAACAAGACCATGACCAACCTGATCAGCGAACGGATCATTATTGAGGCCAAGCGCGAACTGTACCTGACCGATAAAACGGTAAAGGAGATTGCCTACGACCTTGGGTATGACGATGAGCACTACTTTAGCCGTTTTTTTAAGAACAATGCGGATATCTCGCCCACAACGTATCGTGAAACCGTGGGCTTTGCCCGTGCCATAGCGTAA
- a CDS encoding nuclear transport factor 2 family protein yields the protein MEIEKKYPLPPFTKATAREKVQLAEDAWNSQDPEKVSMAYTVDTEWRNRSQFINGREEVVAFLKEKWQKEKNYKLRKELWAFTDNKIAVRFEYEYQNAEGAWMRAYGNENWEFNAHGLMHKRYASINDLPIDETERRL from the coding sequence ATGGAAATCGAAAAAAAATACCCGTTGCCTCCCTTTACCAAGGCAACCGCACGGGAAAAGGTACAATTGGCCGAAGATGCCTGGAACAGCCAAGACCCCGAAAAGGTGAGCATGGCCTACACCGTGGACACCGAATGGCGCAACCGTTCGCAGTTTATCAACGGGCGTGAAGAAGTGGTCGCCTTTTTGAAGGAGAAGTGGCAAAAAGAAAAAAACTACAAGCTACGAAAGGAACTATGGGCCTTTACCGACAATAAGATTGCAGTTCGTTTTGAATACGAATACCAAAATGCCGAAGGGGCGTGGATGCGCGCGTATGGAAACGAGAATTGGGAATTCAACGCGCATGGGCTTATGCATAAACGCTATGCCAGCATCAACGATCTGCCCATAGACGAAACCGAAAGACGACTTTAG
- a CDS encoding carboxymuconolactone decarboxylase family protein encodes MTRLQALDPKEATGKSKELFDAIQGKLGMVPNMMKTMGNSPEVLEGYLGLSEALGKGSLGGKLGELLALTVAESNACNYCLSAHSFIGGKLVGIDADTLQAAREGVNAEPKIAAALQFAKTLINKNGRVSSEDVETVKAAGYSDGAVGEIVAHVALNVFTNYFNNTANTDIDFPVVETV; translated from the coding sequence ATGACACGTTTACAAGCATTAGATCCAAAGGAGGCCACCGGAAAATCAAAAGAACTATTTGATGCTATCCAAGGTAAATTGGGCATGGTACCCAACATGATGAAAACCATGGGAAATTCCCCAGAGGTTTTGGAAGGCTATTTGGGCCTTAGCGAAGCTTTGGGCAAAGGATCTTTGGGCGGAAAATTGGGTGAGCTATTGGCTTTGACCGTAGCAGAATCCAACGCCTGTAACTATTGCTTATCCGCCCACTCGTTTATCGGTGGAAAATTGGTAGGGATCGATGCCGATACCCTGCAAGCTGCAAGAGAAGGTGTAAACGCCGAGCCAAAAATCGCGGCAGCACTTCAATTTGCCAAAACCTTGATCAATAAAAACGGACGCGTATCTTCAGAAGATGTGGAAACCGTAAAAGCAGCCGGGTATTCCGATGGCGCCGTGGGTGAGATCGTGGCACACGTAGCCTTGAACGTTTTCACCAACTATTTCAACAATACCGCCAATACCGATATCGATTTTCCCGTAGTCGAAACAGTTTAA
- the uvrA gene encoding excinuclease ABC subunit UvrA: MINYEEHIEVKGARVHNLKNIDVTIPREKLVVITGLSGSGKSSLAFDTIYAEGQRRYIETFSAYARQFLGGLERPDVDKIDGLSPVIAIEQKTTSKSPRSTVGTITEVYDFLRLLFARAGDAYSYNTGEKMVSYSDEQIKDLIIETYLGKKINVLAPVIKSRKGHYRELFEQIAKQGFVKVRVDGEITDITKGMKVDRYKTHDIEIVIDRLKVGDSDDFHKRLSETINTAMYSGDNVLMVLEEGETVPRYFSRDLMCPSSGISYPTPEPNTFSFNSPKGMCPECSGLGHVFQVNEDKIIPNKKVSIKSGGLTPLGEYKKSWAFKQLETIAQRYNFDLTDAIEKIPEEAINVILNGGKESFEVDSKSLGVKRQYKIDYEGISNFIKTQYEEANSTSIKRWAKDYMDKVECPSCNGSRLRKESLYFKIDGKNIAELAEMDIAELANFFTHLEDTLEGNQKKIAEEIIKEIKSRIGFLLDVGLDYLSLNRSSKSLSGGEAQRIRLATQIGSQLVGVLYILDEPSIGLHQRDNERLIQSLEALRDIGNSVIVVEHDRDMIESADHVIDIGPKAGKHGGEIISEGSPKELIDHHTITAQYITGELEIPVPEKRRKGTGKKIVLSGCTGNNLKNVTVDFPLGKLIGVTGVSGSGKSTLVNETLYPIMNAHYFNGVKKPMPYKKITGLQHIDKVIDINQSPIGRTPRSNPATYTGVFSEIRSLFSKTTEATIRGYKPGRFSFNVAGGRCETCQGGGLKVIEMNFLPDVYVECETCNGKRFNRETLEIRYKGKSIADVLEMTINEAVDFFENIPKIHRKLKTIKDVGLGYISLGQQSTTLSGGEAQRVKLATELSKRDTGNTFYILDEPTTGLHFEDIRVLMEVLERLVDKGNTILVIEHNMDVIKMMDHIIDIGYEGGRGGGTVVASGTPEEVAKDKKSYTAKFLRKELDNTKQKIKRAV, from the coding sequence ATGATCAATTACGAAGAACATATTGAGGTTAAGGGCGCAAGGGTCCATAACCTCAAAAATATAGATGTCACCATTCCGCGCGAAAAGCTTGTTGTAATTACAGGACTTTCGGGCAGTGGGAAATCCTCTTTAGCCTTCGATACCATTTATGCCGAGGGGCAACGTAGGTACATTGAAACCTTTTCGGCCTACGCCAGACAGTTTTTGGGTGGATTGGAACGACCCGATGTGGATAAAATTGATGGACTCTCCCCCGTAATCGCCATTGAACAGAAAACCACTTCAAAATCTCCCCGCTCTACAGTGGGCACCATTACCGAGGTGTACGACTTCCTACGCTTGCTCTTTGCCCGCGCAGGAGATGCCTACAGTTACAACACGGGCGAAAAAATGGTAAGCTACAGCGATGAACAGATCAAAGATTTGATTATTGAAACCTACCTCGGCAAAAAAATAAATGTGTTGGCACCGGTAATCAAATCCAGAAAAGGACATTACCGCGAACTTTTTGAACAGATTGCAAAGCAAGGCTTTGTAAAAGTCAGGGTTGATGGTGAAATCACCGACATTACCAAAGGGATGAAGGTGGACCGATACAAAACCCACGATATTGAGATTGTAATAGACCGCTTGAAGGTTGGCGATAGCGACGATTTTCATAAACGGTTGAGTGAAACCATCAATACCGCTATGTACAGCGGAGACAATGTGCTCATGGTTTTGGAAGAGGGCGAAACAGTGCCGCGTTACTTCAGTAGAGATTTGATGTGTCCATCATCCGGTATCTCCTACCCCACTCCAGAACCCAATACGTTTTCCTTTAACTCCCCCAAAGGAATGTGCCCTGAATGCAGTGGATTGGGCCATGTATTCCAAGTGAACGAGGATAAAATAATCCCGAACAAAAAAGTATCCATCAAGTCAGGAGGCCTTACCCCTTTGGGCGAATACAAAAAATCGTGGGCCTTTAAGCAACTGGAAACCATTGCGCAACGCTACAATTTTGACCTTACGGATGCAATAGAAAAGATACCCGAGGAGGCCATAAACGTTATTTTGAACGGTGGCAAGGAAAGTTTTGAGGTGGATTCCAAAAGTTTGGGGGTAAAAAGGCAGTACAAAATTGATTACGAAGGTATTTCCAATTTTATCAAAACCCAATACGAAGAAGCCAATTCCACTTCGATAAAACGATGGGCCAAAGATTATATGGACAAAGTGGAATGTCCAAGTTGTAATGGTTCGCGTTTGCGAAAAGAATCCCTCTATTTTAAAATTGATGGTAAGAACATTGCCGAATTGGCAGAGATGGATATTGCCGAACTTGCCAATTTCTTTACACATTTGGAAGATACGCTGGAGGGCAACCAAAAAAAGATTGCGGAAGAAATTATAAAGGAAATCAAGTCCCGTATTGGTTTCTTACTGGATGTTGGGCTGGATTACCTCTCGTTGAACCGAAGCTCCAAATCCTTGTCCGGTGGTGAAGCCCAACGCATTCGATTGGCCACACAAATAGGTTCGCAATTGGTGGGTGTACTTTACATTTTGGATGAACCTAGTATTGGTCTGCATCAGCGGGACAACGAACGTTTGATTCAATCCTTGGAGGCACTACGCGATATTGGCAATTCCGTTATTGTGGTGGAACACGACCGGGATATGATCGAAAGTGCCGACCATGTTATCGATATTGGTCCAAAAGCAGGTAAACACGGCGGGGAAATCATTTCCGAAGGAAGTCCAAAAGAATTGATTGACCACCATACGATAACCGCACAATACATTACGGGCGAGCTTGAAATTCCTGTGCCCGAAAAACGACGCAAAGGAACCGGTAAAAAAATTGTGCTTTCGGGCTGTACAGGGAATAACCTTAAAAATGTGACGGTTGATTTCCCTTTGGGTAAACTTATTGGGGTTACCGGAGTTTCAGGAAGTGGCAAATCCACTTTGGTCAACGAAACCCTCTACCCTATTATGAACGCCCATTATTTTAATGGGGTAAAAAAACCGATGCCGTATAAAAAAATTACGGGTTTACAGCATATTGACAAGGTTATCGACATCAACCAATCGCCTATTGGACGTACTCCACGCTCCAATCCAGCGACATATACAGGTGTTTTTAGCGAAATACGTTCCCTATTCTCCAAAACTACCGAAGCTACCATCCGAGGGTACAAACCCGGTCGCTTTAGTTTTAATGTGGCTGGAGGGCGTTGCGAAACCTGTCAAGGAGGAGGTCTCAAAGTGATTGAAATGAACTTTTTGCCCGATGTTTATGTAGAATGTGAGACCTGTAATGGCAAAAGATTCAATCGTGAGACTTTGGAAATAAGATACAAGGGGAAGTCCATTGCAGATGTTTTGGAGATGACCATCAACGAAGCTGTAGATTTCTTTGAAAATATTCCAAAAATTCATCGTAAACTTAAGACAATAAAAGATGTAGGCTTGGGTTATATATCATTGGGACAACAGTCCACTACCCTATCCGGCGGTGAAGCCCAAAGGGTAAAGTTGGCCACGGAGCTTTCCAAAAGAGATACTGGAAACACCTTTTACATCCTCGACGAACCAACCACAGGCCTCCACTTTGAAGATATTCGGGTACTTATGGAAGTGCTTGAACGTTTGGTGGACAAAGGCAACACCATTTTGGTAATAGAGCACAATATGGACGTAATTAAAATGATGGACCATATTATAGATATTGGTTACGAAGGTGGAAGAGGTGGCGGTACAGTTGTTGCATCAGGAACCCCGGAAGAGGTGGCTAAGGACAAGAAAAGCTATACGGCCAAATTTTTGAGGAAAGAATTAGATAATACAAAGCAAAAAATTAAACGCGCGGTTTAA
- a CDS encoding TIGR00730 family Rossman fold protein, with protein MRKEQHSKGWNEIKTNDSWAIFKIMGEFVNGFEKMSVIGPCVSIFGSARVREGHPYYDLAVKISKKIAEAGYGVITGGGPGIMEAGNKGANLAGGTSVGLNIELPFEQHDNPYIDDDKSLDFDYFFVRKVMFVKYSQGFVVMPGGFGTLDEFFEALTLIQTHKIHTFPIILVGTEFWKGLMDWIKNTLVEAGNISAKDLDLIKLVDTEDEVVEIIDAFYKGRTLSPNF; from the coding sequence ATGCGAAAAGAACAACATTCCAAAGGATGGAATGAGATTAAGACAAACGATTCATGGGCCATTTTCAAGATTATGGGTGAGTTTGTCAATGGATTTGAAAAGATGAGCGTAATAGGCCCATGTGTATCCATTTTTGGGTCCGCAAGGGTTCGGGAAGGCCATCCTTATTACGATTTGGCAGTGAAAATCTCCAAAAAAATTGCCGAGGCCGGTTATGGGGTCATTACTGGTGGTGGACCGGGAATTATGGAAGCAGGTAACAAAGGAGCCAACCTAGCTGGAGGAACATCGGTAGGTTTGAACATAGAACTTCCGTTTGAACAGCACGACAATCCTTACATTGACGATGACAAAAGCCTTGATTTTGACTACTTCTTTGTTAGAAAAGTAATGTTTGTAAAATATTCCCAAGGCTTTGTGGTAATGCCTGGAGGTTTTGGTACGTTGGATGAATTCTTTGAAGCACTCACGCTTATTCAAACACACAAAATACATACATTCCCAATTATACTTGTTGGCACGGAGTTCTGGAAAGGACTTATGGATTGGATCAAAAATACCCTGGTCGAGGCTGGTAACATTAGCGCAAAAGACCTGGATTTAATCAAATTAGTGGATACTGAGGATGAAGTCGTCGAAATTATAGATGCCTTTTACAAGGGCAGAACCCTTAGTCCAAACTTTTAA